DNA sequence from the Acidimicrobiales bacterium genome:
CCGTCCCGTGCACCCGGCGGTCATCTGGATGGACAGCCGGGGCGCCCGTCACAGCCGCGCGCTCACCGGCGGCGGCATCACCGTCCCCGGCACCAGCTACAACGCCCGGCGGCTGGCCACCTGGCTGCGGCGCACCGGGGGCGTGCCGTCGCCCACCGGCAAGGACCCGGTGGGGCAGGTGCAGTGGCTGCGCCACGAGGCGCCCGACGCCTACGCCGCCGCCCGCTGGTTCCTCGACGTGCCCGAGTACCTCACGATGCGGCTCACCGGGCGGGCCGTCGCCGGCTACGACACCGCGGCGCTGCGCTGGTGCAGCGACAACCGCGACCCCTACTCGGTGCGCTGGGACGAGGAGCTGGCCGCCCGCTCGGGTTTCGACCCGGCGACCCTGCCCGAGCTGGTGCCGCCGGCGTCGATCGTGGGGCCGATCCTGCCCGAGGTGGCCCGGGAGCTGGGGCTGGGCACCCACGTCCAGGTGGTCGCCGGCACGGGTGACACCACGGCGGCCGCGGTCGGGGCGGGCACGGTGGGCGACCACCAGGCGCACCTCTACGTCGGCACGTCGGCCTGGCTCACCTGCCACGTGCCCTACAAGAAGACCGACCTGCGCACCAACATCGCCTCGTTGCCGGCCGTCGTGCCCGGCCGCTACTGGGTGGCGACCGTGCAGGACGTGGCCGGCAAGGCCCTCACCTGGCTGGCCGACAACGTCGTCTACCCCGACGACGTGCCCGCCGACGCCCTGGCCCGGCTCAACGCCATGGCCGCGTCCGCACCGCCGGGCAGCGACGGCGTGGTGTTCACGCCCTGGCTCAACGGCGAGCGCACCCCGGTGGAGGACCACCGCCTGCGGGGCGGCTGGTTCAACATGTCGCTGGCGACCGACCGGACGACGCTGGTGCGGTCGGTGTTCGAGGGCGTGGCGCTCAACGCCCGCTGGATGCTGGAGACGGTCGAGGGCTTCGTCCGCCTGCCCCGGGATGCGCGACGGTTCGACTCGCTGACGTTCGTCGGCGGCGGGGCCCAGTCGCCCCTGTGGTGCCAGACGATGGCCGACGTGCTCGACCGCCCCATCCGGCAGGCGGCGGAGCCGGTGCTGGCCAACGCCCGGGGCGCCGGCCTCATCGCCGCGGTCGCCCTGGGGAAGCTCACCTGGGCCGACATCCCCGACCGCGTCGCCATCCAGGCCACCTACGAGCCCGACCCCACCACGTGGTCGACCTACGACCGCGCCTACCGGACGTTCCGCGGGATCCACAAGCGGACCCGCACCCTCCACCGCCGCTGACCGCCCGACCGGACGACGACCGACCGAAACTTCGACAGAAGTGGTGGCCAGAGCGCCAGCCGTGTCGAGGTTTCGGTCAGGGGCCGGCGTCGTCGACCACGACGGTGAGGTAGAGGCGCTGGAGGCGGCGGGCCTCGTCGAGGATGGCGTCGTCGCCCTTGGGGTCGAGGCGGAAGGCGAGCTGCAGCAGGGCGTCGGTGGTCTGGACCGCCACCTGGCACTTGCGGGCCAGCCGCTCGTCGTCGGCCAGGCCGTACTGGGCCACCAGGATGCGGCGCAGGCCGTCGGCGATCGCCGCGTTGTTCATCTCGTCGGCCTGCTGGAGCTCCGGGCTCAGGTGCCGGCCGATCCACAGCGCCAGGTAGCCGGGCCGCGACCGGTAGATGTCGATGGCGGCGTCGATCACGGTGCCCACCACGTCGTCCCAGCGCTGCGACTCGGCGTCGGCCACCAGCAGCTCGATCATCCCGTCGAACTCGCCGATGTAGCGCCGGGCCAGGGCGTCGACCACGCCGGCCTTGTCGGCGAAGAACTGGTAGATGGTCCCCACCGGCACGCCGGCCTCGTCGGCCAGCCGCCGCATGGTCAGCGCCGAGTACCCCTCGGTGGCCAGCACGTGGTCGGCCGCCTCCAGCAGGCGCTGCACCCGCTCCCGGCTGCGGGCCTGCTGCGGGTGGCGACGCAGCCGGATGTCGGGCGATCCGGGCTCCGTCGTCACGTCGGGACGCCCGGGGCCTCGGCGGACACGGGCTCGGGGATCGGCTCGCGGATCGGCGTCGGGCTGCTGCGGCCCCGCAGGGCGACGCTGCCCACGTCACGCCACTGCGCCGCCTCGCCGCCCGCCCGGCGGACCGCCTCGCCGGACGCCAGCACCTTCACCTGCCGACCCTTGGCCACGTCGGTGAGCCGCGCCGCCTCGTTCACCGCCGGCCCGATCACCGTGTACTCGTAGCGGGCCTCGGTGCCGACGTTGCCCGCCACCACCTGGCCCGACGACACCCCGATGCCGGCCTGCAGGCCCGGGTGGCGCTCGGCCAGGCCGCACATGCCGGACTGCAGCAGCCGGGCCGCCTGCAGGGCGCGGGAGGCGTGGTCGGGCTGATGGGCGGGCGCTCCGAACACGCACAGGGCGCCGTCGCCCTCGAACTTGTTGACCCAGCCGCCGTGGGCGTCGACGCAACGCACGACCACGTCGAAGAAGTCGTTGAGCGTGTCGACCACCTCGGTCGGCGGCAGCACCTCGGCCATCGCCGTGGAGCCGATGAGGTCGACGAAGACGATGCTGGCGTCGCTCTGCTGGCCGCCCAGGCCGGTGCCGTGCTCCAGGGCCCGCACCGCCACCGCCGGCCCGACGTGGCGGCGGAAGAGGTCCTGCACGTGCTCCCGTTCCCGCAGGCCCGCCACCATGTTGTTGAAGCCCGCCTGCACCTGGCCGATCTCGCCGCCGTCGTCGACGGTGAGGTGGACGTCGAAGCGACCGTCGCGCACCTGACCGATGGCGTCGCGCACGCTGTCGAGCGGGTCGGCCAGCGACTTGGCGGTGGCGATCGTGGCCATCAGCCCGGCCCCGATCCCGGCGATGGTCAGCACCACCACCGCCTCGGGGGGCATGCGGGTCTCGGGCACCGCCACGTCGAGGCCGAAGGCCAGCAGCGGCACGCACGACCCGGCCGCCCAGGCGAACAGCAGGCGGGTGCGCACGCCCAGGGTGGCCGGTCGGCGGGGCGGCTCCCCGGCCAGGGCGAGGGCGAACAGAGAGGTGAACGTCCGCTCGATCAGCAGGAAGCCGAGGGCGCAGGTGACCAGGCCGCCGAGGACGATGGCGTTGACGATCTGCAGCACGTCGAGCGCCCCGGCGCCGGCCAGGGGCGCCGCGATGCCGTACATCACCGCCCCGACCACCCAGAACAGCAAGGGCCGCAGCGCCGACCACCAGGGCAGGCGCAGCACCGCGGCCCGCTCCTCGTCGGTCGGCGGGCGCTCCTCCACCACCCAGGCCACCGAGCGGGAGAAGGCCAGGTAGGCCCACACGTTGGCCAGCACGGCCGACACCGCGAACGTCGCCCCGAACGCCAGCAGCACCAGCGGTAGCCCCACCTTCGGGGCGATGCTCTCGCCCAGCGTCAGCTGGCTGTACGCCAGCACCACGCTGCCCCCGGCGACGTTGGCGAGCAGCAGGCGCCGGAACACCGACACCCGGATGCCCCGCACCAACTCGCCCAGCGGCGTGAGGTCGCCTCGTTCCACGCCCGCCAGGGTAGGGGGCGGGCTGGGGGCCTGTACTTTCAGCCCCCGATGATTGGCGACAGGTTGCTGGACCGGTGGTTCGACATCTGGTGGGCCGTGCGCCGGCGACCGGCGGTCGTGACTGTGTTGAGCGTCTTCGGTGTCGTGGCCGCCGTGGTGGTCGTCTTCGTCGTCGGGCGGGAGCTGCTCGACGACGACCCCCGCCGGGTGCCCGACCGCATCTGGCACC
Encoded proteins:
- a CDS encoding adenylate/guanylate cyclase domain-containing protein, with the protein product MERGDLTPLGELVRGIRVSVFRRLLLANVAGGSVVLAYSQLTLGESIAPKVGLPLVLLAFGATFAVSAVLANVWAYLAFSRSVAWVVEERPPTDEERAAVLRLPWWSALRPLLFWVVGAVMYGIAAPLAGAGALDVLQIVNAIVLGGLVTCALGFLLIERTFTSLFALALAGEPPRRPATLGVRTRLLFAWAAGSCVPLLAFGLDVAVPETRMPPEAVVVLTIAGIGAGLMATIATAKSLADPLDSVRDAIGQVRDGRFDVHLTVDDGGEIGQVQAGFNNMVAGLREREHVQDLFRRHVGPAVAVRALEHGTGLGGQQSDASIVFVDLIGSTAMAEVLPPTEVVDTLNDFFDVVVRCVDAHGGWVNKFEGDGALCVFGAPAHQPDHASRALQAARLLQSGMCGLAERHPGLQAGIGVSSGQVVAGNVGTEARYEYTVIGPAVNEAARLTDVAKGRQVKVLASGEAVRRAGGEAAQWRDVGSVALRGRSSPTPIREPIPEPVSAEAPGVPT
- a CDS encoding TetR/AcrR family transcriptional regulator; translation: MTTEPGSPDIRLRRHPQQARSRERVQRLLEAADHVLATEGYSALTMRRLADEAGVPVGTIYQFFADKAGVVDALARRYIGEFDGMIELLVADAESQRWDDVVGTVIDAAIDIYRSRPGYLALWIGRHLSPELQQADEMNNAAIADGLRRILVAQYGLADDERLARKCQVAVQTTDALLQLAFRLDPKGDDAILDEARRLQRLYLTVVVDDAGP
- a CDS encoding FGGY-family carbohydrate kinase, whose protein sequence is MYTLAVDLGTSGVKVALVSTDDGTIAGHETEPTTLRLLPGGGAEQDPDDWWRAVVTASRRLLGGAGVPSDDIAAVCMSAQWGGTVAVDEAGRPVHPAVIWMDSRGARHSRALTGGGITVPGTSYNARRLATWLRRTGGVPSPTGKDPVGQVQWLRHEAPDAYAAARWFLDVPEYLTMRLTGRAVAGYDTAALRWCSDNRDPYSVRWDEELAARSGFDPATLPELVPPASIVGPILPEVARELGLGTHVQVVAGTGDTTAAAVGAGTVGDHQAHLYVGTSAWLTCHVPYKKTDLRTNIASLPAVVPGRYWVATVQDVAGKALTWLADNVVYPDDVPADALARLNAMAASAPPGSDGVVFTPWLNGERTPVEDHRLRGGWFNMSLATDRTTLVRSVFEGVALNARWMLETVEGFVRLPRDARRFDSLTFVGGGAQSPLWCQTMADVLDRPIRQAAEPVLANARGAGLIAAVALGKLTWADIPDRVAIQATYEPDPTTWSTYDRAYRTFRGIHKRTRTLHRR